A portion of the Thermosulfurimonas sp. F29 genome contains these proteins:
- a CDS encoding ATPase, T2SS/T4P/T4SS family: protein MNIGFAHRDPQKSLDELRERLGEENRWFAELIIEIGRAMRFPHKITDIVIREGKPIKLAIVKAYFPYAFTYPREEGRVFVPTGEHIISLTSRICGISPQEVEHSNNLDFALAVYGLGVYRFNYSRDIMGRTLTIRHLDFDIPSLEAVGYPPHYVKTIAKLVERKTLVYGGRSLDLGVTRGGGLILHVGPTGSGKSTSIAAEIKYLADNISGTIITYEKPVEYRFLHTKAEVLQFDIMEHMKPNPAKGEEDEFDAIKNHLLRNNPSAILLGEVRTDKEITGMVDIASRGHVVFASMHARNVYEAMSLLLSKCRGYTHLLASALTVIVAHGLVLGREGRIIPVFEIFIPDRSLRKRIQDDDNPLEAVDRAFYVEGTLARHTGSFTFEQYIQNALESGRISADEAVQVRKAMEPAMRMAKV, encoded by the coding sequence ATGAACATAGGGTTCGCCCATCGCGATCCGCAAAAATCCCTCGACGAACTCAGGGAAAGGCTCGGGGAGGAGAACCGCTGGTTCGCGGAACTCATCATCGAAATCGGGCGAGCCATGCGGTTCCCGCACAAGATTACCGACATCGTAATCCGGGAGGGAAAGCCGATAAAGCTGGCCATTGTAAAAGCGTACTTTCCGTACGCCTTCACCTATCCGAGGGAGGAGGGGCGGGTCTTCGTGCCTACCGGGGAGCACATCATAAGCCTGACCTCTCGGATATGCGGAATTTCTCCCCAAGAGGTGGAGCATTCGAACAACCTGGACTTTGCGCTCGCGGTTTACGGACTCGGAGTGTACCGTTTCAACTACTCGAGGGACATCATGGGACGCACGCTCACCATCCGCCACCTCGACTTCGACATTCCTTCTCTTGAGGCGGTGGGATACCCCCCGCACTATGTGAAGACGATCGCCAAGCTGGTGGAGCGCAAAACCTTGGTCTACGGGGGGCGTTCCCTGGATCTGGGGGTGACCCGGGGAGGAGGGCTTATTCTCCATGTGGGCCCTACGGGTTCGGGTAAGTCCACCTCCATTGCGGCGGAGATCAAGTACTTGGCCGACAACATTTCGGGCACCATCATCACTTACGAAAAGCCGGTTGAGTATCGTTTTCTCCACACCAAGGCCGAAGTGCTTCAGTTCGACATCATGGAACACATGAAGCCCAATCCTGCCAAAGGCGAGGAGGATGAGTTTGATGCGATCAAGAATCACCTGCTTCGGAACAACCCTTCGGCGATCCTCCTCGGCGAGGTGCGAACGGACAAAGAGATTACGGGCATGGTGGACATCGCCAGCCGCGGACATGTGGTGTTCGCCTCCATGCATGCTCGCAATGTTTACGAGGCGATGAGCCTGCTCCTTTCGAAGTGCCGGGGTTATACTCACCTTCTGGCTTCGGCGCTCACGGTGATTGTAGCCCACGGGCTGGTGCTCGGCCGGGAGGGAAGGATCATCCCGGTGTTCGAGATCTTCATCCCCGATCGCTCTTTGCGCAAGCGCATACAGGACGACGACAATCCGCTCGAAGCCGTAGATCGGGCTTTCTATGTGGAGGGGACCCTCGCCAGACACACCGGATCGTTCACCTTTGAACAGTACATTCAGAACGCGCTTGAAAGCGGACGAATCAGCGCGGATGAGGCGGTGCAGGTGCGCAAGGCCATGGAGCCGGCTATGCGTATGGCGAAAGTGTGA
- a CDS encoding type II secretion system protein, protein MEKRVCKRKSRARGFTLIELLIVMLIIGVLAAMAIPKLRGSDTGAVLTSMKQDARNAIAAEQAYYAAYQSYAAVNVDGGTSGASATLGSSNQEVTVSPGNTLDIQTQTCTDGSPGFIVTVTNPKVTQTVSYDSCNDASIQVS, encoded by the coding sequence ATGGAGAAGCGGGTTTGCAAGCGCAAAAGCAGAGCCAGAGGATTTACGCTCATTGAATTGCTTATCGTCATGCTCATCATCGGAGTGCTTGCGGCCATGGCCATTCCCAAACTCCGGGGGAGCGATACAGGTGCGGTGCTGACCAGCATGAAACAGGATGCTCGCAACGCCATCGCCGCGGAGCAGGCCTATTACGCTGCTTACCAGAGCTATGCTGCGGTGAATGTGGACGGCGGCACTTCCGGGGCCAGCGCCACTCTGGGGTCCTCCAACCAAGAAGTGACGGTTTCACCCGGGAACACTTTGGACATTCAGACTCAGACCTGCACGGACGGCTCCCCTGGGTTTATTGTAACGGTGACCAATCCGAAGGTGACTCAGACCGTAAGTTACGACTCCTGCAACGATGCCAGCATTCAGGTGAGCTAA
- a CDS encoding type II secretion system protein, translated as MRRSTEKKSVAFAEDGIKKCRNKREEGFTLTELAFVIVIAAILILGAVVGYNKIYKPSQATTEFRRVSQVIAAVERVKADNGGAYLAASDRIQNIPRIVRQLSGNVNDVGGWTYDCPAGTPSTLTITTTPYADTVVRDLIIDKINNNLTPWTATASGNAIQIQLANVSCR; from the coding sequence ATGCGGAGGTCGACGGAGAAGAAAAGTGTCGCTTTTGCTGAGGACGGCATTAAGAAGTGTCGCAACAAAAGGGAGGAGGGGTTTACCCTTACCGAGCTGGCCTTTGTCATCGTAATTGCGGCTATTCTGATTCTGGGCGCGGTGGTGGGGTACAACAAGATTTACAAACCCTCGCAGGCTACCACGGAGTTCCGGCGGGTAAGCCAGGTGATTGCGGCGGTCGAGCGAGTCAAGGCCGACAACGGGGGCGCGTACCTTGCGGCGAGCGACCGAATTCAGAACATCCCGCGGATTGTGCGCCAGCTCTCCGGCAATGTGAACGATGTGGGCGGGTGGACCTACGATTGCCCCGCCGGCACACCGTCCACTCTTACCATCACCACCACGCCCTATGCGGACACCGTCGTGCGCGACCTGATCATCGACAAGATCAACAACAACCTTACCCCGTGGACGGCCACGGCGAGCGGCAACGCTATCCAGATTCAGCTCGCCAATGTCTCCTGCCGTTAG
- a CDS encoding DsbC family protein yields the protein MRSVMTVIAFLIGLAVAISGGLACPSVRDLNELFFDRRSGVTAVEVRSLGRHLCEVAVRTPGGKGVLYTDASGRYLLIGQVLDRRGRNLTAERMAELNAKPVPATLVRELRRVAVASFGSGKQEVFFIADPDCPFCHQASAALARLFRETPEVARDITVRVVLFPLPIHRGAREKAERLACMKRWPSLDLEKTLGSDVFRSTEICATGRILVGKSLALVKKLGVAGVPSFVYQRNGRWLLSTGALPPDYLLGSNR from the coding sequence GTGAGAAGTGTTATGACTGTTATTGCCTTCCTGATCGGTTTGGCGGTTGCGATCTCTGGTGGCTTAGCCTGTCCGAGTGTTCGAGACCTGAATGAGCTCTTCTTCGACAGGAGAAGCGGGGTTACGGCCGTTGAGGTGCGTTCGCTGGGGCGACACCTGTGCGAGGTTGCCGTCCGAACTCCCGGCGGAAAGGGGGTGCTTTACACCGATGCTTCCGGGCGGTACCTCCTGATCGGACAGGTGCTGGACCGCAGGGGACGCAATCTCACCGCGGAACGGATGGCGGAGCTCAATGCGAAGCCGGTCCCCGCAACGCTGGTGCGCGAACTGCGCAGGGTGGCCGTGGCTTCCTTCGGTTCCGGGAAGCAGGAGGTGTTTTTCATCGCTGATCCCGACTGCCCCTTCTGCCATCAGGCGTCGGCGGCCTTGGCGCGGCTTTTTCGGGAGACGCCGGAGGTAGCCCGTGACATCACCGTGCGGGTGGTGCTTTTCCCGCTCCCGATTCACAGGGGAGCCAGGGAAAAGGCCGAGCGTCTCGCCTGCATGAAGCGGTGGCCCTCCCTCGACCTTGAGAAAACATTGGGAAGCGATGTTTTCCGTTCCACCGAAATCTGCGCGACCGGACGCATACTGGTGGGAAAGTCCCTCGCTCTGGTGAAAAAGCTCGGCGTTGCGGGAGTGCCCTCTTTTGTTTATCAGCGGAACGGACGCTGGCTCCTCAGCACCGGCGCCCTTCCCCCTGACTACCTCCTCGGCTCCAATCGATAA
- a CDS encoding anaerobic ribonucleoside-triphosphate reductase has translation MGYFRPVHHWNTGKRQEFSERKTVSLSSMTRFAAESRLAREVA, from the coding sequence GTGGGATATTTCCGACCCGTTCACCACTGGAATACGGGCAAGCGCCAGGAGTTTTCTGAGCGCAAAACGGTCAGCCTCAGCTCAATGACTCGGTTTGCCGCGGAGAGCCGTTTGGCTCGCGAGGTAGCCTGA
- a CDS encoding ribonucleoside triphosphate reductase, whose amino-acid sequence MMWKVVKRDGRIVSFEVTRIENAARRALRATGEDPAEARRIAGMVVERLAREWYARGKTPHVEEIQDLVEEALMRAGYYRTARAYILYREKRREAREISKAVTHAVDLIDEYLDCEDWRVHENSNMTYSLQGLNAHVSSSMVARYWLAKIYPPEVARAHMNGDLHIHDLGYLAPYCMGWNLYDLLKRGFGGVAGKVESAPPRHFRSALGQVVNFIYTLQGEAAGAQALSNFDTLLAPFVRYDRLSYREVKQAIQEFIFNVNVPTRVGFQTPFFNITFDLTCPDPLKNAPVVVGGEERSETYAEFQKEMDMINRAFCELMLAGDARGRIFTFPIPTYNITRDFAYENPNLEPLWEMTRKYGIPYFANFVNSDLKPEDVRSMCCRLRLDHRKLEHRGGGLFGAAPLTGSIGVVTINLPRIAYLSSSEEEFFERLANLMELAKTSLEIKRKVIEEFTERGLYPYSRVYLDRVKECSGRYWTNHFSTIGIVGMNEACLNFLGKPISDPEAKMWAIRVLEFMREKLSDFQEETGNLYNLEATPAEGTSYRLARIDRHRYPDIVTAGTKEAPYYTNSVHLPVGHTDDIFEILAHQDDLQVLFTGGTVVHLYVGEEIPDARMVRELVRAVVENFRLPYFSITPTFSVCPVHGYLPGKHEYCPLPHAEADLARYGEVAELEVSALMRMDRGAFRVLGFADGGGAEENTAKGVRHGKRADRRQGAGEGGALRDIQPGRGIFPTRSPLEYGQAPGVF is encoded by the coding sequence ATGATGTGGAAAGTCGTCAAGCGCGACGGACGCATTGTTTCCTTTGAGGTCACTCGCATCGAAAACGCCGCCCGCAGGGCCCTGAGGGCCACCGGGGAGGACCCCGCGGAAGCGCGGCGCATTGCGGGGATGGTGGTGGAACGCCTCGCGCGGGAGTGGTACGCGCGGGGAAAAACGCCCCATGTGGAGGAGATCCAGGACCTGGTGGAGGAAGCTCTGATGCGGGCGGGATATTATCGGACGGCGCGGGCGTACATCCTCTATCGGGAGAAACGCCGTGAGGCTCGCGAGATTTCCAAAGCGGTGACCCATGCGGTGGACCTCATCGATGAGTATCTGGATTGCGAGGACTGGCGGGTCCACGAAAACTCCAACATGACTTACAGCCTTCAGGGGCTGAACGCCCATGTGTCCTCCTCGATGGTGGCGCGCTACTGGCTGGCAAAGATTTATCCGCCGGAAGTGGCCCGAGCGCACATGAACGGCGATCTCCACATCCACGACCTCGGCTACCTTGCGCCGTACTGTATGGGATGGAACCTCTACGACCTCCTCAAGCGCGGTTTCGGCGGCGTGGCAGGCAAGGTGGAAAGCGCTCCTCCACGGCACTTCCGTAGCGCCCTCGGCCAGGTCGTAAACTTCATCTACACCCTTCAGGGGGAGGCGGCTGGAGCGCAGGCGCTTTCGAACTTTGACACTTTGCTTGCGCCTTTCGTGCGTTACGACCGGCTCAGCTACCGTGAAGTCAAGCAGGCCATACAGGAATTCATTTTCAATGTGAATGTGCCCACCCGGGTGGGCTTCCAGACGCCGTTCTTCAACATCACCTTCGACCTCACCTGCCCCGATCCTTTGAAAAACGCGCCGGTCGTGGTGGGTGGCGAAGAGCGTTCCGAAACCTACGCCGAGTTTCAAAAGGAGATGGACATGATAAATCGGGCATTCTGCGAGCTGATGCTCGCGGGCGATGCTCGGGGGCGCATCTTCACCTTCCCAATTCCCACTTACAACATCACCCGCGACTTCGCCTATGAGAATCCCAACCTCGAGCCGCTCTGGGAGATGACCCGCAAGTACGGAATTCCTTACTTCGCCAACTTCGTGAATTCCGACCTGAAGCCCGAAGATGTGCGGAGCATGTGCTGTCGTTTGCGGCTCGACCATCGGAAGCTGGAACACCGCGGCGGAGGGCTCTTTGGGGCCGCGCCGCTTACGGGCTCCATCGGGGTGGTCACCATCAATCTTCCCCGGATCGCCTACCTCTCCTCATCGGAGGAAGAGTTTTTCGAACGGCTGGCGAACCTTATGGAGCTCGCCAAGACCTCCCTCGAAATCAAGCGCAAGGTGATTGAGGAGTTCACCGAGAGAGGCCTCTACCCCTACTCTCGGGTTTACCTCGATCGGGTGAAGGAGTGCTCGGGACGCTACTGGACGAACCACTTTTCCACCATCGGGATCGTAGGGATGAATGAGGCTTGCTTGAACTTCCTGGGAAAACCCATCTCCGATCCCGAGGCGAAGATGTGGGCCATCAGGGTGCTCGAATTCATGCGGGAGAAGCTTTCCGACTTTCAGGAGGAAACCGGCAATCTATACAACCTTGAAGCCACGCCCGCCGAAGGAACAAGCTACCGCTTGGCCCGGATCGATCGGCATCGCTATCCCGACATTGTGACCGCCGGCACTAAGGAGGCTCCTTACTACACCAACTCCGTGCACCTTCCGGTAGGGCACACCGATGACATTTTCGAAATCCTCGCCCACCAAGACGACCTCCAGGTGCTTTTCACCGGAGGCACGGTGGTTCACCTCTATGTGGGCGAGGAGATCCCGGACGCGCGCATGGTGCGGGAGCTCGTGCGGGCGGTGGTGGAGAACTTTCGTCTGCCGTACTTCTCCATCACGCCTACTTTTTCGGTCTGTCCGGTGCACGGCTATCTTCCCGGGAAGCATGAGTACTGTCCGCTCCCGCACGCCGAGGCGGACTTGGCTCGCTATGGGGAGGTGGCGGAGCTTGAAGTTTCGGCGCTCATGCGGATGGATCGGGGCGCTTTCCGAGTGCTCGGGTTTGCCGACGGCGGGGGAGCGGAAGAAAACACCGCAAAGGGGGTGCGCCATGGAAAGAGAGCCGATCGACGCCAGGGTGCGGGTGAAGGTGGTGCCTTGCGAGATATACAGCCGGGTCGTGGGATATTTCCGACCCGTTCACCACTGGAATACGGGCAAGCGCCAGGAGTTTTCTGA
- a CDS encoding GspE/PulE family protein translates to METTRFGEFLVQNGVLSAEELRECLEEQKRREAQGERIFLGKVLVERGVLTEHELKHHLRQFTKREISRLGGENNFIIHRIRARIGEERFREVLNIRNRLGTDIHLLAVLDTTGIMPYSEQKTFIYNIFAPVVEDLYLGDETSLLYDEKTRVYLLSLGEQTVPVEPVWCPRVNAGRPQVLLSFGEYLRIIQRTEKDRETEKHRALTFQDLVMDALSKEASDIHIVSKDDFYHVFFRIDGVLKRQPKYLLRLEEGEEFITRVKEEASLHTKGRFRVEEKAVAQDARIDYPELGVSLRLVFIPDGTLSKTSLTARLLVRRRMKVKSLEELGYLPEDAEVLRRVVKRRGGLLLISGITGSGKSTLAASLLTHIDSTRKVVTVEDPVEYVVNLPHVEQHQIYVPDEAEKKMGFLEYIKAFKRADPDVIFVGEIRRDPDLVTSVVEAAQAGQLVISTVHIKSAFDVYRALAQLFELDFYTLATTILFSLNQSLVPALCPDCRIEDREGANLAALREALDIAPIGHKDPFREILGEAESGKITTYRRGEGCQRCEGQGYLGRTPIYEYFFPTSEFVDWLLREAPSMYDIERKVCRLNIGKNRLQVFLVKLRSGLIEASDETLKALL, encoded by the coding sequence GTGGAAACAACCCGGTTCGGAGAATTTCTGGTGCAAAACGGAGTGCTTTCGGCGGAGGAGCTCAGGGAATGTCTTGAGGAGCAGAAGCGCAGAGAAGCGCAGGGGGAGCGCATTTTCCTCGGGAAGGTTCTCGTCGAGCGAGGGGTTCTCACCGAACACGAGCTGAAGCACCATTTGCGGCAATTCACCAAGCGGGAGATCTCCCGCTTGGGAGGTGAAAACAACTTTATCATTCACCGGATCAGGGCCCGCATCGGGGAGGAGCGTTTTCGCGAGGTGCTCAACATTCGAAACCGTCTCGGAACGGACATCCACCTGCTCGCGGTGCTCGACACAACCGGGATAATGCCCTACAGCGAGCAAAAAACCTTCATTTACAACATTTTTGCTCCGGTGGTGGAAGACCTCTACTTGGGCGACGAAACGAGCCTCCTCTACGACGAAAAAACCCGGGTTTACCTGCTTTCCCTCGGGGAACAGACCGTACCGGTCGAGCCGGTGTGGTGCCCCCGGGTGAATGCGGGGCGCCCGCAGGTGCTTCTTTCCTTCGGCGAGTACCTGCGCATCATCCAGCGCACGGAGAAGGACAGGGAAACGGAGAAACACCGCGCACTCACCTTTCAGGATTTGGTGATGGATGCCCTTTCCAAGGAGGCCTCGGACATTCACATCGTCAGCAAGGACGACTTCTACCATGTGTTCTTCCGGATAGACGGAGTGCTCAAAAGGCAACCGAAGTACCTCCTGCGTCTGGAGGAAGGGGAAGAGTTCATCACCCGGGTGAAGGAGGAGGCTTCGCTCCACACCAAGGGGCGCTTTCGCGTGGAGGAAAAGGCCGTGGCGCAGGACGCCCGGATTGACTATCCTGAGCTGGGAGTATCCCTGCGCCTAGTTTTCATACCGGACGGAACGCTCTCGAAGACCTCGCTTACGGCGCGCCTCCTAGTGAGACGCCGCATGAAAGTCAAGTCCCTTGAGGAACTGGGTTACCTGCCTGAGGACGCCGAGGTGCTTCGCCGGGTGGTCAAGCGCCGAGGGGGGCTTCTCCTCATTTCGGGCATTACCGGATCGGGCAAGTCGACGCTTGCGGCGAGCCTCCTCACGCACATTGATTCCACTCGCAAGGTGGTGACCGTGGAGGATCCGGTGGAGTATGTGGTGAACCTGCCCCATGTGGAGCAACACCAAATCTATGTGCCGGACGAGGCGGAGAAGAAGATGGGCTTCCTTGAGTACATCAAGGCTTTCAAGCGAGCGGACCCGGATGTGATTTTTGTTGGCGAGATTCGCCGGGATCCCGACTTGGTTACTTCGGTCGTCGAAGCCGCTCAGGCGGGCCAGCTCGTCATCTCCACCGTGCACATCAAGAGCGCTTTCGATGTTTACCGGGCGCTGGCTCAGCTCTTTGAGCTCGACTTTTACACCCTTGCGACCACCATCCTCTTTTCCCTGAACCAGAGCCTCGTGCCGGCACTCTGTCCCGATTGCCGCATAGAGGACCGGGAGGGAGCCAACCTTGCGGCCCTGCGAGAGGCGCTCGACATAGCTCCCATCGGACATAAGGACCCCTTCCGCGAAATCCTTGGGGAAGCGGAATCCGGCAAGATTACCACCTACCGCAGGGGAGAAGGATGTCAGCGGTGCGAGGGACAGGGCTACCTCGGTCGGACCCCGATTTACGAGTACTTCTTTCCCACAAGCGAGTTCGTGGACTGGCTTCTGCGGGAGGCGCCGAGCATGTACGACATCGAGCGCAAGGTTTGTCGGCTCAACATCGGCAAAAACCGCCTTCAGGTGTTCCTCGTCAAATTGCGTTCCGGACTCATCGAGGCGAGCGATGAGACTCTCAAGGCTCTGCTCTGA
- a CDS encoding type II secretion system protein GspD — MWKGRFALPAVFGVFLVFLFFGCQSVPIEREASTEALWGASPAYRVLSRTVEVDLVKSTPVSVLVRTLCENYGFTCDFTHEPAERYRVRIKGFKGPLAELLRLIQDNTGLVYRVDSAGVLRLVNWRSVELAAEAPEVTREPEKVCRKPIVVRFSDTPLAEVFDYFAREFGYSFTFDFRYSPGFASYGKTKTTLTPLGKQRAEFVTKPAIFPGGKTQTGVSDATMAVKSAGEEEIAPWKERVTYFYQGCSPEEALEGVLRTVDLKAVSQGDKRFVVRDYDELVLDRSVFFNYSFSLGGTGTVSSEEESTTSSGAGTGVSDATSAAPSSASGSEATATSGIAGTGAGEETMEVSFDENVISDLKSRIKALLSSRGKVIYSPRGYIVVVDRPSIIRSVREVLLKERSKDRRIRLRVRIVRIDLSREFQAGVDWNLLIRSFGDIQNLRVFTSYADAVHGGTGVQFAYKGAKQVLRFLEKYGKVRIVREFVAVGRTGFPVMFKAVDRIPYATSVVTTTETQTQTFPQVNTEEVGMKLVLLPNVEGARVDLSVAVSVSEYLGDKTFNLGDAGTVVVPLVTKSDVYLPARVALGETLFITGFKIHKTELEDQGAPLLSRLPVAGALFGYGDRKHENSELLIMITPEEIS, encoded by the coding sequence ATGTGGAAAGGTAGATTCGCATTGCCTGCGGTATTCGGAGTGTTCCTGGTATTTTTGTTTTTCGGGTGCCAGAGCGTCCCGATCGAGCGCGAGGCGAGCACGGAAGCACTCTGGGGAGCCTCGCCGGCCTACCGGGTGCTGAGCCGGACGGTCGAGGTGGACCTAGTGAAGTCCACGCCGGTAAGCGTGCTTGTTCGTACTCTGTGTGAAAATTACGGTTTCACCTGTGACTTCACGCATGAACCCGCCGAACGCTACCGCGTACGCATCAAAGGATTCAAGGGACCGCTTGCGGAGCTTCTGCGCCTCATCCAGGACAACACCGGTCTGGTTTACCGGGTTGACTCAGCGGGGGTGCTGAGGCTTGTAAACTGGCGCTCGGTGGAGCTTGCCGCCGAAGCGCCCGAAGTGACCCGCGAACCTGAAAAGGTGTGTCGCAAGCCCATCGTGGTGCGTTTTTCGGATACGCCTCTTGCGGAAGTGTTCGACTATTTTGCCAGAGAATTCGGATACTCCTTCACTTTCGACTTCCGCTATTCACCGGGTTTCGCTTCGTACGGCAAGACCAAGACCACTCTCACCCCCTTGGGAAAGCAAAGGGCCGAGTTTGTGACTAAACCCGCGATTTTCCCCGGGGGCAAAACGCAAACCGGCGTTTCCGACGCCACAATGGCGGTGAAAAGCGCTGGTGAGGAGGAGATTGCGCCTTGGAAGGAGAGGGTGACTTACTTCTATCAGGGATGCTCGCCGGAAGAGGCTCTGGAGGGAGTGCTTCGCACGGTGGACCTCAAGGCGGTGTCTCAAGGCGACAAGCGCTTCGTGGTGAGGGACTATGACGAGCTGGTGCTGGATCGGTCGGTTTTCTTCAACTACTCCTTCTCTCTGGGAGGGACCGGTACCGTTTCCAGCGAGGAGGAGTCAACGACCTCTTCCGGTGCGGGGACCGGTGTTTCGGACGCCACTTCAGCCGCTCCGTCGTCCGCTTCGGGAAGCGAAGCTACTGCGACGAGCGGCATTGCCGGGACAGGAGCGGGCGAAGAAACCATGGAGGTGAGTTTTGATGAGAATGTGATCTCTGACCTGAAGAGTCGGATCAAAGCGCTCCTTTCATCCCGGGGGAAGGTGATTTACTCGCCGCGGGGTTACATCGTGGTGGTCGACCGTCCCTCAATCATACGGAGCGTGCGCGAGGTGCTTCTCAAGGAACGGAGCAAGGATCGGCGCATACGGCTCCGGGTGCGCATTGTGCGCATTGACCTCAGTCGCGAATTTCAAGCCGGCGTGGATTGGAACCTTCTCATCAGGTCTTTCGGGGACATCCAGAACTTGCGGGTGTTCACTTCTTATGCGGATGCGGTTCACGGCGGGACCGGGGTGCAGTTCGCTTACAAGGGAGCGAAGCAGGTGCTCCGCTTTCTCGAGAAGTACGGGAAGGTGCGCATCGTGCGGGAGTTTGTCGCCGTCGGGCGCACCGGGTTTCCCGTGATGTTCAAGGCGGTGGATCGCATTCCCTACGCCACTTCGGTGGTGACCACCACGGAGACGCAGACCCAGACCTTTCCGCAGGTGAACACCGAGGAGGTGGGGATGAAGCTGGTGCTTCTTCCCAATGTGGAGGGCGCCCGGGTGGACCTCTCCGTGGCGGTGTCGGTTTCCGAGTATCTAGGGGACAAGACTTTCAACCTGGGGGACGCCGGCACGGTGGTGGTGCCGCTGGTCACCAAGTCGGATGTTTACCTTCCGGCCCGGGTCGCCCTCGGGGAGACCCTCTTCATAACCGGGTTCAAGATCCACAAGACCGAGCTGGAAGACCAGGGAGCTCCGCTTCTTTCGCGCTTGCCGGTGGCGGGGGCTCTTTTCGGTTACGGCGACAGGAAGCACGAAAACAGCGAGCTTCTCATTATGATCACACCTGAGGAGATTTCTTAG
- a CDS encoding PD-(D/E)XK nuclease family protein yields the protein MAYIERTYSVEALEGVRGERPRDRMKFYLSPSVAGYCARKLYLLLTGQAEDEADLRLRHIFRDGEIHEEAYAALLRAAGVEVLGEQVPADVAELPEVSPSEFVESGRCLICGEAVFENALHGHMDFLVVNPETARPEVIDHKAVSTAHFEKVLRNARDRARDELFRNVKPYLVQLGLYMVTLSGAGSLVLPDSGRVVFDDLDEVGGALIYKNKNNGAQMEVRFRYVRSEDRLELNEVAVRGADSGDPERVERIFLGYAIPGFHRKVSTRLARVREAAEGRLDARELPADSWQCAYCRVREACERVFLGAVYRSAREHSEIEPDEELRRLMAEDHRLAMEILRLENLREAVRERLRRACERLPEGGVYVAKVPEGRLILTVGRRTSRSVDLSRLPPEELEQVLELNREYGFIRETVSYYPVVRLVRENRGDSPRKSKRNTASLRLVRGATNPGS from the coding sequence ATGGCCTACATCGAGCGCACCTACTCTGTTGAAGCGCTTGAAGGGGTGCGGGGAGAGCGCCCCCGAGATCGGATGAAGTTTTACCTTTCTCCCTCGGTGGCGGGTTACTGCGCGAGGAAGCTTTACCTTCTTCTGACGGGGCAAGCGGAGGACGAAGCGGATCTGCGCTTGCGCCACATTTTCAGGGATGGGGAAATTCACGAGGAGGCCTACGCCGCTCTTCTGCGAGCCGCAGGGGTGGAAGTGCTTGGCGAACAGGTGCCTGCGGATGTGGCCGAGCTACCGGAAGTGTCGCCTTCGGAGTTCGTGGAATCGGGGCGGTGTCTCATCTGCGGGGAAGCGGTCTTCGAAAACGCCCTCCACGGGCACATGGACTTCTTGGTGGTCAATCCAGAGACCGCTCGCCCTGAAGTGATTGATCACAAGGCGGTGTCCACGGCGCACTTTGAGAAGGTATTGCGCAACGCCCGGGACCGCGCGAGGGACGAACTTTTTCGCAATGTAAAGCCCTACCTAGTCCAGCTCGGACTTTACATGGTCACTCTTTCCGGTGCGGGGAGCCTGGTTTTGCCCGATTCGGGACGGGTGGTGTTCGACGACCTTGACGAAGTGGGGGGAGCCCTCATCTACAAGAACAAAAACAACGGGGCGCAAATGGAGGTGCGGTTTCGTTATGTGCGATCCGAAGACCGCCTCGAGCTGAACGAGGTTGCGGTTCGGGGCGCGGATTCGGGAGATCCGGAGCGCGTGGAACGGATCTTCTTGGGTTATGCGATTCCGGGGTTCCACAGGAAAGTGAGTACCCGGCTGGCACGGGTGCGAGAGGCGGCCGAAGGGCGCCTCGACGCGCGGGAGCTCCCGGCGGATTCTTGGCAATGTGCGTATTGCCGCGTGCGGGAGGCTTGCGAGCGGGTGTTCCTCGGGGCGGTATACCGCTCCGCAAGGGAACATTCCGAGATCGAACCTGACGAAGAATTGCGCCGCCTCATGGCCGAGGACCACCGCCTCGCAATGGAGATCCTGCGCCTCGAAAACTTGCGGGAGGCGGTGCGCGAGCGCTTACGAAGGGCCTGCGAGCGCCTTCCCGAGGGAGGCGTTTATGTGGCGAAGGTGCCGGAAGGGCGGCTGATTCTCACCGTGGGGAGACGCACATCGCGTTCGGTGGACCTCTCTCGGTTGCCTCCGGAGGAGCTTGAGCAGGTGCTCGAGCTCAACCGCGAGTACGGGTTCATCCGCGAGACGGTTAGTTACTACCCGGTGGTGCGATTGGTGCGTGAGAATCGTGGGGACTCTCCCCGCAAGAGCAAGCGGAACACCGCCAGCTTGCGCTTGGTACGGGGTGCGACCAACCCCGGTTCCTGA